One genomic window of Limnochordia bacterium includes the following:
- a CDS encoding DUF1854 domain-containing protein, producing MLAGLAPKEEQSNKLLPQEISLARTTQGEISMNLRGTEITNVEISRPFPLSDEHTTMVAFKEADTKKEIGILTNYEELDPSSRQIVAEELATFYFIPEIKRIYHIGEKFGILTWQVETDRGCHTFEVRGRYNLRRISKRRMIIKDVDGNRYEIKDWNELDKHSRSLLETHM from the coding sequence ATGCTGGCAGGCTTGGCACCAAAGGAAGAACAATCAAATAAATTACTGCCCCAGGAAATCAGCCTCGCCAGAACAACACAGGGCGAGATTAGCATGAACCTTAGGGGCACCGAAATCACAAACGTGGAGATCTCTCGACCATTTCCTTTAAGTGATGAGCATACAACAATGGTAGCTTTCAAGGAAGCCGACACAAAGAAGGAAATTGGCATTCTCACCAACTACGAGGAACTGGATCCATCCTCCAGGCAGATTGTGGCAGAGGAGCTGGCTACCTTCTATTTTATCCCCGAGATCAAGCGGATCTACCATATTGGTGAGAAGTTCGGCATCCTTACTTGGCAAGTAGAGACAGACCGGGGATGTCACACCTTTGAAGTCCGGGGAAGATATAATCTGCGACGGATCTCTAAACGGCGCATGATCATCAAGGATGTTGATGGAAACCGGTATGAGATCAAAGACTGGAACGAACTGGACAAACACAGTCGTTCTCTTTTAGAGACTCACATGTAA
- a CDS encoding ABC transporter ATP-binding protein/permease — protein MAAPKLKHRLIPNEKTVDCTNEDQFSHILNFSESLISHCTTDLSIEGQYIEGAILLTKERLIVTKKKEDVHTVVMELPLEEIGELQVRHMYGNGMLEAKTMDTTMSVARFSRTCAKEVDALAAAFNRLGQDPNTLAEETVARKSSRNEEELTRCPACGRALPPGSDICLHCVDKRKTFRRLMHFAKPYKLQVVFLILLVLGITALQLVPPILTRTLIDQVFPNKDLDLLMKTILILVLTHVSINVFSAIRIRLSGWLGQHIIFDLRTAIYDHLQRLNLSYFEKRPTGAIMSRVTSDTNQLQHFIVQVLPQTVVNITTLVGIGIVLFTMNPRLALLALLPAPIVAILTLIFTRRLRNVYRRVWRRFSDLNALLGDTIPGIRIVKAFTTEEIESARFAEQSDELMQQHIHAVRFESIFYPGISMVMTIGVILVWLVGGRQLILDPESAISAGTLIAFINYMWHFYGPVQALCNLSSMIQQAVTSSERVFEVLDTQPETHSSGGKHIERLEGHIEFRHVHFRYETDEEVLKDINLEIKAGEMIGLVGSSGAGKSTIASLVPRFYDVTDGQVLIDGHDVRDLNLRSLRAQIGIVTQEPFLFTGTIAENISYGLPDVSLEQIIVAAKAANAHNFIMEFTDAYDTVVGERGTGLSGGQKQRVSIARAILKNPRILILDEATSAVDTETEKLIQEAIDNLVANRTTLAIAHRLSTLKNADRIVVVENGRIVEIGTHEELLAQNGIFSRLWHLQTEVSKMKAV, from the coding sequence ATGGCAGCGCCAAAGCTAAAACACCGTCTCATTCCTAACGAGAAAACGGTAGATTGTACAAACGAAGACCAATTCTCCCACATACTAAATTTTTCTGAATCGCTCATCAGTCACTGCACCACAGATCTATCTATAGAGGGACAGTATATTGAAGGAGCGATACTCCTAACAAAAGAACGCTTAATTGTCACTAAGAAGAAGGAAGATGTACATACTGTGGTCATGGAGCTGCCCCTAGAGGAAATAGGGGAACTTCAGGTACGCCACATGTATGGCAATGGTATGCTCGAGGCTAAGACGATGGACACTACCATGTCCGTGGCCCGTTTTTCCCGCACCTGTGCTAAGGAAGTAGATGCACTGGCAGCTGCCTTTAATCGTCTGGGGCAAGATCCCAACACCCTCGCGGAGGAAACCGTGGCAAGGAAATCATCCCGGAACGAAGAGGAGCTTACCCGCTGTCCTGCCTGTGGCCGAGCTCTTCCACCGGGCTCAGATATATGTTTACACTGTGTCGATAAGCGTAAGACCTTTCGGAGATTAATGCACTTTGCCAAACCGTATAAACTACAGGTGGTCTTTTTGATTTTGTTGGTCCTGGGGATTACCGCACTACAGCTGGTACCACCAATCCTAACAAGGACCCTAATTGACCAGGTGTTCCCAAATAAAGATCTGGACCTACTAATGAAGACTATTTTAATTCTGGTCCTCACCCACGTATCAATCAATGTGTTTTCTGCCATTCGGATCCGGTTGTCCGGGTGGTTAGGGCAGCACATCATTTTCGATCTGCGTACGGCCATCTATGATCACTTGCAGAGGCTGAACCTGAGTTACTTTGAGAAAAGGCCAACGGGTGCAATCATGTCCCGGGTCACCAGTGACACAAACCAATTGCAACACTTTATTGTCCAGGTGCTACCCCAAACAGTGGTAAATATTACTACCTTAGTTGGAATCGGGATAGTCTTGTTTACGATGAATCCCCGTCTGGCACTGTTAGCACTACTACCTGCGCCTATCGTGGCCATCTTGACCTTAATCTTTACCCGTCGCTTACGGAACGTCTACCGCCGGGTCTGGCGGCGTTTTAGTGATCTGAATGCGTTGCTTGGAGATACGATTCCGGGAATTAGAATTGTGAAAGCCTTTACCACCGAGGAAATTGAGTCGGCCCGCTTTGCTGAGCAAAGCGATGAGTTGATGCAACAGCATATCCACGCGGTACGGTTTGAAAGCATTTTCTACCCAGGCATTTCCATGGTGATGACCATCGGAGTAATCCTAGTCTGGTTAGTCGGTGGCCGACAGCTAATTCTAGATCCTGAGAGTGCAATTAGCGCAGGTACCTTGATTGCCTTTATTAACTACATGTGGCATTTCTACGGACCAGTACAGGCTTTGTGTAATCTAAGTAGTATGATTCAACAGGCGGTCACCTCATCGGAGCGCGTCTTTGAAGTCCTAGACACCCAACCGGAAACCCACAGCTCCGGTGGCAAGCACATCGAGCGCCTTGAGGGACACATTGAATTTCGTCATGTGCACTTCCGTTATGAAACCGACGAAGAGGTACTAAAGGACATTAACCTAGAGATCAAAGCAGGGGAAATGATTGGACTCGTAGGCTCAAGCGGAGCGGGCAAATCTACGATTGCAAGTCTCGTCCCACGCTTTTATGATGTGACCGACGGACAGGTACTCATTGACGGTCATGATGTGCGGGATCTAAACTTGAGAAGTCTACGGGCACAGATTGGGATCGTTACCCAAGAGCCCTTCCTGTTCACTGGCACAATTGCGGAGAATATCTCCTACGGTCTACCGGATGTATCCCTGGAGCAAATCATTGTAGCTGCTAAGGCGGCCAATGCTCACAACTTCATTATGGAGTTTACCGATGCCTACGATACCGTGGTCGGTGAACGGGGCACGGGACTTTCCGGCGGCCAAAAGCAAAGGGTTTCCATTGCCCGGGCCATTTTGAAAAACCCTCGGATTCTCATTTTGGATGAGGCCACCTCTGCGGTGGATACCGAAACAGAGAAACTCATTCAGGAGGCCATTGATAATCTAGTGGCTAATCGTACAACATTAGCCATCGCACACCGGTTGAGTACACTTAAGAACGCGGATCGAATCGTAGTGGTCGAGAATGGTCGGATTGTGGAAATAGGGACCCACGAGGAATTGTTGGCGCAAAATGGGATTTTTAGTCGTCTGTGGCATCTACAGACGGAAGTTTCGAAAATGAAGGCGGTGTAG